One genomic window of bacterium includes the following:
- a CDS encoding cyclase family protein: MRLIDLSQVFRPGMMGGSAEDAPEVTVRMRAVRSIARDGINAMEIVLGAHAGTHVDAPLHLVPGGRTIADIDLAQFFGPAVALDVRKGDDAPITAGDLERSEAVRAGDMVFLETGWSEYVGTPRYRDHHPYVDSEAARWLVHRQVRAVGIDASSLDVPRAIRRPGFGHETLKILLGAGILAIHGLANLAAIRGRRCTAIAFPIVVDGAEAGPARVVAMLEDS, encoded by the coding sequence ATGAGGCTGATCGACCTGTCCCAGGTCTTTCGACCGGGCATGATGGGCGGCAGCGCTGAGGACGCGCCCGAGGTGACCGTGCGGATGCGCGCGGTGCGCTCGATCGCCCGTGATGGCATCAATGCGATGGAAATCGTGCTGGGGGCCCACGCCGGGACCCACGTCGATGCGCCGCTGCATCTGGTCCCCGGAGGACGCACCATCGCCGACATCGACCTTGCCCAGTTCTTTGGGCCCGCCGTGGCCCTCGACGTGCGGAAGGGTGATGATGCACCGATCACCGCCGGCGACCTGGAACGCAGCGAGGCGGTCCGCGCAGGAGACATGGTCTTTCTCGAGACCGGGTGGTCTGAATATGTGGGCACGCCCAGATACAGGGATCATCACCCGTATGTGGATAGCGAGGCGGCTCGATGGCTGGTGCATCGGCAGGTGCGCGCGGTCGGCATCGATGCCTCCAGCCTCGATGTGCCGCGCGCCATCCGGCGCCCCGGCTTCGGCCACGAGACGCTGAAAATATTGCTCGGCGCGGGGATTCTCGCGATTCATGGGTTGGCGAATCTCGCAGCCATTCGCGGGCGCCGGTGCACAGCGATCGCGTTTCCCATCGTGGTGGACGGCGCGGAGGCTGGCCCGGCCCGCGTTGTGGCGATGCTCGAGGACTCGTAG